One Halomonas sp. M4R1S46 genomic window carries:
- a CDS encoding ATP-dependent DNA helicase RecQ, which produces MTAIDQTLERVFGYPDFRPGQRPVIEAVVAGRSAAAIFPTGSGKSLCYQLPALHLPHLTLVISPLLALMQDQLDFLQRHQVPAASLASGQSREEVQAVMEGVSQGRIRVLMVSVERLKNERFRAFIRRVPLSLMVVDEAHCISEWGHNFRPDYLKLPEVRRELGIPQVLLLTATATPRVIDDMCARFAIEATDVTATGFYRPNLDLQVAPVPAEQRPRRLVDWLRPRLTQATPRPCIVYVTLQQTAERIAAYLQAAGLPAVAYHAGLDGETRTRLQDDFMAGRAPCIVATIAFGMGIDKADIRAVVHYDLPKSVENYSQEIGRAGRDGAPAECLMLAGGDHLNVLENFAYGDTPERGAIARVIEMLPPAGQAWEFTLNALSRDSDIRPLPLKTLLVQLELRGVIRPRYSYFAEYRFRLLEDAEALVGRFQGERRAFVEAILAASSRARTWYSLDFAALERLGGERGLDTSRRRVITALDYFVDKGWLVLETRQMTEVFEVVERVDAPALVSALHDYFVDKERAEIARLHAMLALFETDGCLTRRLADWFGDTRAPERCGHCSACRGEAARLPTPPRPTPLDALDIQRLCAPLRDRLVDADEGDAATPALLARFLCGLTSPRLTRHQARRLDGFAALEAYPFAEVRDWLVQRPTG; this is translated from the coding sequence ATGACCGCCATCGACCAGACCCTCGAGCGGGTCTTCGGCTATCCCGACTTCCGCCCCGGACAGCGCCCGGTGATCGAGGCCGTGGTGGCCGGTCGCTCGGCCGCGGCGATCTTCCCCACGGGCTCCGGCAAGTCGCTGTGCTACCAGCTTCCCGCCCTGCACCTGCCCCACCTGACGCTGGTGATCTCGCCGCTGCTGGCGCTGATGCAGGACCAGCTGGACTTCCTGCAGCGCCACCAGGTCCCGGCCGCCAGCCTGGCCTCCGGCCAGAGCCGGGAGGAGGTCCAGGCCGTGATGGAGGGGGTGAGCCAGGGACGGATCCGCGTCCTGATGGTCTCGGTCGAGCGCCTCAAGAACGAGCGCTTCCGGGCCTTCATCCGCCGCGTGCCGCTGTCGCTGATGGTCGTCGACGAGGCCCACTGCATCTCCGAGTGGGGGCACAACTTCCGTCCGGACTACCTCAAGCTGCCCGAGGTGCGCCGCGAGTTGGGCATCCCCCAGGTGCTGCTGCTGACGGCCACGGCCACGCCCAGGGTCATCGACGACATGTGCGCGCGCTTCGCCATCGAGGCCACCGACGTCACCGCCACCGGCTTCTATCGTCCCAACCTGGACCTGCAGGTGGCACCGGTGCCCGCCGAGCAGCGCCCCCGTCGGCTGGTCGACTGGTTGCGCCCCCGCCTCACCCAGGCCACCCCGCGGCCCTGCATCGTCTACGTGACCCTGCAGCAGACCGCCGAGCGCATCGCCGCCTACCTGCAGGCCGCCGGCCTGCCGGCGGTGGCCTATCATGCCGGACTCGACGGCGAGACGCGCACCCGACTGCAGGACGATTTCATGGCCGGCCGGGCGCCCTGCATCGTCGCCACCATCGCCTTCGGCATGGGCATCGACAAGGCCGACATCCGCGCGGTGGTGCACTACGACCTGCCCAAGTCGGTGGAGAACTACAGCCAGGAGATCGGCCGGGCCGGCCGCGACGGCGCCCCCGCCGAATGCCTGATGCTGGCCGGGGGGGACCACCTCAACGTGCTGGAGAACTTCGCCTATGGCGACACGCCGGAGCGCGGCGCCATCGCCCGGGTCATCGAGATGCTGCCGCCCGCGGGCCAGGCCTGGGAGTTCACCCTCAACGCCCTGTCCCGTGACAGCGACATCCGCCCCCTGCCGCTCAAGACCCTGCTGGTGCAGCTGGAGCTGCGCGGGGTGATCCGGCCACGCTACAGCTATTTCGCCGAGTACCGTTTCCGGCTGCTGGAGGACGCCGAGGCGCTGGTCGGGCGCTTCCAGGGCGAGCGTCGCGCCTTCGTGGAGGCGATCCTGGCGGCCTCCTCCCGGGCCCGCACCTGGTACAGCCTGGACTTCGCGGCGCTGGAGCGGCTGGGCGGCGAGCGCGGCCTGGATACCTCGCGGCGGCGAGTGATCACCGCCCTGGACTACTTCGTCGACAAGGGCTGGCTGGTCCTGGAGACCCGCCAGATGACCGAGGTCTTCGAGGTGGTCGAGCGCGTCGACGCCCCAGCGCTCGTCTCGGCCCTGCATGACTACTTCGTCGACAAGGAGCGCGCCGAGATCGCGCGCCTGCACGCCATGCTCGCGCTGTTCGAGACCGACGGTTGCCTGACCCGACGCCTGGCCGACTGGTTCGGCGACACCCGCGCGCCCGAGCGCTGCGGCCACTGCTCGGCCTGTCGCGGCGAGGCCGCCCGCTTGCCGACACCGCCCCGGCCCACCCCCCTGGACGCACTCGACATCCAGCGACTGTGTGCGCCGCTGCGGGATCGCCTGGTTGATGCCGACGAGGGGGACGCCGCCACGCCGGCCCTGCTGGCCCGTTTCCTGTGCGGCCTCACCTCCCCGCGCCTGACCCGCCACCAGGCCCGTCGCCTCGACGGCTTCGCCGCCCTGGAGGCTTATCCCTTCGCCGAGGTACGCGACTGGCTCGTGCAACGGCCGACGGGATGA